From one Rhodamnia argentea isolate NSW1041297 chromosome 1, ASM2092103v1, whole genome shotgun sequence genomic stretch:
- the LOC115753375 gene encoding cytochrome P450 CYP82D47-like, whose translation TPSPSLSEPPCLFFTHLFAVLGVLSLLLILWRSRSSPNKPKGATLPPELPGAWPVIGHLHLLGGETPLARTLAAMADAQGPMFRIRLGVHPTTVISSREAVRECFTTHDKDLASRPKSKAGIHLGYGYAGFGFAEYGDFWREMRKITMLELLSTRRLDNLKHVQASEIDAFIKDLHALCRTDTDRVPDGSSKALVLSQSLELLTLNIIIRMIASKRYFGLSPAAPTGSSPGDDEASHLRKVIKDFMYISGFPAVSDLLPFAGWTDCVGTVKTMKRVAAELDEIVGKWVEEHKLKRRGGGATDGKEDFIDVMLAVIGEDGFAAFGHSPETLIKATVVNIIVAGSDTTSLNLTWVVSLLLNNKHVLKRAQEEMDLRVGKDKWVQDSDIESLPYLQAIVKETLRLYPPGPLSVPHEAREDCTVTGYLIPKGTRIFVNVWKLHRDPRVWSDPEKFLPERFLTNHSGVDASGQHFEFIPFGSGRRSCPGAAFALRATHLTLARLLQGFDLATPSDEPVDMTEGLGVNLPKATPLRAVLTPRLPPMLYEQLTEN comes from the exons AcaccttctccctctctctctgaaccGCCATGCCTCTTCTTCACTCATCTCTTTGCAGTTCTGGGGGTTCTGTCGCTCCTACTAATCCTATGGAGGTCAAGATCTTCTCCGAACAAACCCAAAGGCGCCACCTTGCCCCCGGAGCTGCCGGGCGCATGGCCGGTCATAGGCCACCTCCACTTGCTCGGCGGCGAGACCCCGCTGGCCAGGACCCTGGCCGCCATGGCCGACGCGCAAGGCCCGATGTTCCGGATCCGGCTCGGAGTCCACCCGACGACCGTCATAAGCAGCCGCGAGGCGGTCCGGGAGTGCTTCACCACCCACGATAAGGACCTCGCTTCCCGTCCCAAGTCCAAGGCCGGGATCCACTTGGGCTACGGCTACGCGGGCTTCGGCTTCGCGGAGTACGGAGACTTTTGGCGCGAGATGAGGAAGATCACCATGCTCGAGCTCCTGAGCACCCGAAG GCTCGACAACCTGAAGCACGTTCAAGCGTCAGAAATCGACGCCTTCATCAAGGACCTGCACGCCCTCTGCCGGACCGACACCGACCGCGTCCCAGACGGGTCCTCCAAGGCGCTGGTCCTAAGCCAATCGCTCGAGCTCCTGACCTTGAACATCATAATCAGAATGATCGCGAGCAAGAGGTACTTCGGGCTGTCGCCGGCGGCACCGACCGGGTCTTCCCCCGGTGACGACGAGGCGAGCCACCTGAGGAAAGTGATCAAGGACTTCATGTACATCTCCGGGTTCCCCGCGGTGTCGGACCTGCTGCCCTTCGCGGGGTGGACGGACTGCGTGGGGACAGTGAAGACCATGAAGAGGGTGGCTGCGGAATTGGACGAGATCGTCGGGAAATGGGTCGAGGAGCACAAGCTGAAGAGGAGAGGCGGAGGGGCGACGGATGGGAAGGAGGATTTCATAGACGTGATGCTGGCCGTGATTGGGGAGGATGGCTTCGCCGCGTTCGGTCACTCGCCTGAGACGCTCATCAAGGCTACAGTAGTG AACATTATAGTGGCCGGATCGGACACGACGTCTCTGAACTTGACGTGGGTCGTGTCTCTATTGCTCAACAACAAGCATGTCCTGAAGAGAGCTCAAGAAGAGATGGACCTCAGGGTGGGCAAGGACAAGTGGGTGCAAGACTCCGACATCGAGAGCTTGCCTTACCTCCAAGCCATCGTCAAGGAAACCCTACGCCTATACCCGCCAGG CCCCTTGTCGGTGCCGCACGAAGCGAGGGAGGACTGCACCGTGACGGGCTATCTTATTCCGAAAGGTACTCGGATATTCGTCAACGTGTGGAAGCTGCACAGAGACCCTCGGGTCTGGTCCGACCCTGAAAAATTCTTACCAGAAAGGTTCTTGACGAATCATTCAG GCGTGGACGCTTCGGGTCAGCATTTCGAGTTCATTCCATTCGGGTCGGGCAGAAGGTCGTGCCCGGGAGCTGCGTTCGCGTTGCGAGCGACCCACTTGACACTGGCTCGTCTTCTTCAAGGATTCGACTTGGCAACGCCGTCGGACGAGCCGGTGGACATGACCGAAGGGTTAGGGGTCAACCTGCCCAAGGCCACTCCTCTTCGAGCCGTCCTCACCCCAAGGTTGCCTCCCATGCTCTACGAGCAATTGACGGAAAATTAG
- the LOC115753376 gene encoding ER lumen protein-retaining receptor erd-2.2-like gives MEKKKNLPVVVGWMRRQPMKVKVLVVVGLMAACLLALKLTVKNHSHFFVASELSHAAGLLVLGYKLIRQRTCSGLSLKTQELTAIFLVARFISSTITEQNIHTVLDFITLASTTWVIYMMRVKLKASYAKDLDNFPIYYVVAPCIVLAVLIHPYIPKTRYIEIIFAFCVYAEALSVLPQLRLMQNMKMIEPFTAHYVFALGVARFMAWAHWIIQTIDTRGAYFYMIGSGSFWFLAIFLAEIVQSFILVDFCYYYIKSFMEGQMVMTMPV, from the exons atggagaagaagaagaatttgccGGTGGTGGTTGGGTGGATGAGGAGGCAACCCATGAAGGTGAAGGTCTTGGTGGTGGTGGGCCTCATGGCGGCTTGCTTGTTGGCCCTCAAGCTCACGGTGAAGAACCACAGCCATTTCTTCGTAGCCTCCGAGCTCAGCCATGCGGCTGGGCTTCTCGTGCTCGGGTACAAGCTCATCCGCCAAAGGACTTGCTCCG GCCTGTCTCTAAAGACTCAAGAACTCACGGCTATCTTCCTCGTGGCAAGATTTATCTCTAGTACCATCACCGAACAGAACATCCATACCGTGTTGGATTTCATTACCCTCGCATCGACCACATGGGTCATCTACATGATGCGAGTCAAGTTGAAAGCAAGTTATGCGAAGGATCTAGACAATTTTCCTATATATTACGTG GTGGCGCCTTGCATCGTCCTTGCCGTCCTAATTCATCCTTACATTCCCAAGACTCGCTACATCGAGATCATATTTGCATTTTGCGTTTACGCAGAAGCTTTGTCTGTGCTGCCTCAGCTTCGGCTAATGCAAAATATGAAG ATGATCGAGCCATTCACGGCCCACTACGTTTTCGCTCTGGGGGTTGCGAGATTCATGGCCTGGGCTCATTGGATCATTCAG ACTATCGACACACGGGGGGCGTATTTTTACATGATTGGGAGCGGCTCGTTCTGGTTCCTGGCGATCTTCCTCGCCGAAATCGTGCAGTCGTTCATCTTGGTCGATTTTTGCTACTACTACATCAAGAG TTTTATGGAAGGCCAAATGGTGATGACGATGCCAGTCTAG
- the LOC115731772 gene encoding ninja-family protein 3, with the protein MFEADTMIEIMGATELGLKEEKLEDLELDLVLSIGGSYGKSEKAREPVKGLAFESSLGSNGEDSGGARKDRTVSAELTGSDLETGGSGSDPNRKRAMQAMRRFEAKKKREEKRRRNNAGRSDPVGEPAPKKVEEEGVDVEPGAEGAAATAHPVCPPYLVVPVQFPYGPFVNGYGFPYWVPGPGKSDGVWELGQIASDQSSSGKKTASSNGSQVCSSSGVSDCQRCSPRQGGTGCDAKNCSTASSRKRRLPKRNSPRHPSESAEVTDEAMNLSDEKADSTSPTRSADPTKPKEDAGSETQGVPQNPDGECVDPRSASPNGGSGKPPRPSHPLLQMPRVSTTGSGPNGKTVNGFLHRYTKAEVSIVCTCHGFSFSPAEFVEHAGGTDVSHPLRHITMVP; encoded by the exons ATGTTTGAGGCTGATACGATGATCGAGATCATGGGCGCGACCGAGTTGGGGTTGAAAGAGGAAAAGCTCGAGGACCTAGAGCTCGATTTGGTTTTGTCGATCGGAGGTTCGTATGGGAAATCGGAGAAAGCGAGAGAGCCCGTCAAAGGTCTCGCCTTTGAGAGCTCATTGGGGTCGAACGGCGAGGACTCGGGAGGAGCTCGAAAGGATCGGACTGTTTCTGCCGAATTGACGGGATCGGATCTTGAGACGGGCGGGTCGGGGTCGGACCCGAATAGAAAGCGGGCAATGCAGGCTATGAGGAGGTtcgaggcgaagaagaagagagaggagaagcgGCGGAGGAACAACGCTGGAAGATCCGACCCGGTTGGTGAACCCGCTCCGAaaaaggtggaggaggagggcgTGGATGTGGAACCGGGCGCTGAGGGAGCGGCGGCCACTGCTCATCCCGTGTGCCCGCCCTACCTGGTGGTGCCGGTGCAGTTCCCGTACGGTCCTTTCGTGAACGGGTACGGGTTCCCTTACTGGGTCCCGGGTCCGGGCAAGAGCGATGGGGTTTGGGAGTTGGGGCAAATTGCCTCGGACCAGAGTAGCAGCGGGAAGAAAACGGCGTCCTCGAATGGGTCGCAAGTGTGCAGCTCTTCTGGTGTCTCCGATTGCCAGCGTTGTTCTCCGCGCCAAG GTGGCACTGGCTGCGATGCCAAAAACTGTTCCACTGCAAGCAGCAGAAAGAGACGGTTGCCCAAGCGGAACTCTCCCCGCCATCCATCAGAATCTGCTGAAGTCACGGACGAGGCAATGAACCTATCCGATGAGAAAGCTGATTCCACAAGCCCTACCAGGTCAGCGGACCCAACTAAACCGAAAGAAGATGCTGGTTCAGAAACCCAAGGCGTACCTCAAAATCCCGATGGAGAATGCGTGGACCCAAGGTCTGCTTCGCCCAACGGAGGCAGCGGAAAGCCTCCGAGGCCTTCACATCCTCTCCTTCAGATGCCGCGCGTTTCGACAACAGGAAGCGGCCCGAACGGCAAGACAGTCAACGGGTTCCTGCACAGGTACACGAAGGCGGAGGTCAGCATTGTTTGCACCTGCCATGGATTCTCTTTCTCGCCGGCCGAGTTCGTGGAGCATGCTGGAGGCACCGATGTATCGCATCCTCTCAGACACATCACCATGGTACCTTAG